From one Sulfurovum sp. UBA12169 genomic stretch:
- a CDS encoding glycosyl hydrolase produces the protein MLKKLFFAVNMMCIASGLIAKDDLSLERRIGQMLMVGFHGTTAKANTQICQDIKRYNLGSVILFDYNPVDKNKPKNIISKKQLAQLTKELQACSQDGKLLIAVDQEGGKVQRLKSAYGFYGRFPKAAQVSKMNSSQIKTVYQKMSRELQSVGINFDLAPVVDLAINPKNRVIYGLGRSFGKDPQSVAAHASAFIDAMHQHGVLTSIKHFPGHGSSLGDTHKGFVDVTQVWKEIELEPYRLLKAKADTVMVAHVFNQKLDADYPASLSFKTVTQKLRRDLDYRGIVITDDLQMGAISQKYGLRNTLKLAINAGNDLLLFGNQLDPRKTVSTKTLVGLIAQMVKSGEIKKETIDNAYRRIQALKEKL, from the coding sequence ATGTTAAAAAAACTATTTTTTGCTGTGAACATGATGTGTATTGCTTCTGGTTTGATAGCAAAGGATGACTTATCGTTAGAGAGGCGCATAGGTCAGATGTTAATGGTGGGATTTCATGGCACTACGGCAAAAGCAAATACGCAGATATGCCAGGATATCAAGCGATACAATCTGGGATCCGTTATTTTATTTGATTATAACCCGGTGGATAAAAATAAGCCTAAAAATATTATTTCAAAAAAACAACTTGCCCAATTGACAAAGGAACTGCAAGCATGCAGTCAAGACGGAAAGTTGCTTATTGCGGTAGACCAGGAAGGCGGAAAGGTTCAAAGACTTAAAAGTGCTTACGGTTTTTACGGCAGGTTTCCCAAAGCTGCCCAAGTCAGCAAAATGAATTCATCTCAAATAAAAACTGTTTATCAAAAAATGAGCCGGGAGCTGCAAAGTGTCGGAATCAATTTTGACCTTGCGCCGGTAGTCGATCTGGCAATCAATCCTAAAAACCGGGTGATTTATGGACTTGGACGTTCCTTTGGAAAAGATCCGCAAAGTGTTGCAGCCCATGCTTCTGCATTTATTGATGCGATGCATCAGCATGGCGTACTTACTTCTATCAAGCATTTTCCTGGACACGGATCTTCTTTGGGGGATACGCATAAAGGCTTTGTTGATGTCACTCAGGTGTGGAAAGAGATAGAGCTTGAACCTTACCGCCTTCTTAAAGCTAAAGCGGATACGGTTATGGTTGCCCATGTATTCAATCAAAAGCTTGATGCGGATTATCCCGCAAGCCTTTCATTTAAAACTGTCACTCAAAAATTACGCCGGGATTTAGATTATCGTGGTATAGTAATCACGGACGATTTGCAAATGGGAGCCATCTCACAAAAATATGGTCTAAGAAATACGCTTAAGCTGGCAATCAATGCGGGAAATGATCTGCTGCTTTTTGGAAACCAGCTTGATCCGAGAAAAACCGTAAGCACCAAAACTTTGGTCGGACTAATTGCGCAGATGGTTAAAAGCGGTGAGATTAAAAAAGAAACTATTGATAATGCCTATCGTCGCATCCAGGCGCTCAAAGAGAAGCTGTAA
- a CDS encoding thioredoxin, with protein sequence MKKLVTLAFLIFSLFSYAQAQEIPSKEHAFTITDIKGISYEINGKEEGLDIKGLEGKIVFLEFFGHKCPPCLASIPHLISLQEKYKDSLAIIALEVQGYDNAKLSAFAKEKGINYIAVSEETSGNFVNYISQRAEWNGNIPFLIALDTKGSVQFIQAGMMPEESLEELIRQLTPPTIAETNQTNQTNQAAQTN encoded by the coding sequence ATGAAAAAATTAGTAACATTGGCATTTTTGATCTTTTCTCTTTTCTCTTATGCGCAGGCACAAGAAATACCAAGCAAAGAACATGCGTTTACGATCACCGACATTAAAGGGATTTCTTATGAAATTAACGGCAAAGAAGAGGGTCTAGACATTAAAGGGCTTGAAGGGAAAATTGTCTTTTTGGAATTTTTTGGGCACAAGTGCCCGCCATGCTTGGCTAGCATCCCCCATCTTATTAGCCTGCAAGAAAAATATAAAGACAGCTTAGCAATCATAGCACTTGAGGTGCAAGGATATGACAATGCAAAATTATCTGCATTTGCGAAAGAAAAAGGCATAAATTATATTGCAGTATCTGAAGAAACAAGCGGAAATTTTGTTAATTATATTAGCCAAAGAGCCGAATGGAATGGAAATATTCCTTTTTTAATTGCGTTAGATACAAAAGGAAGCGTTCAGTTTATTCAAGCAGGAATGATGCCCGAAGAATCCCTGGAAGAACTCATCAGACAACTCACGCCCCCCACCATAGCGGAAACCAACCAAACCAACCAAACCAACCAAGCCGCCCAAACTAACTAA
- a CDS encoding DNA processing protein DprA — MIKKKVFKMGQLLLDSIAALDAMKKPPSSLYYKGNLDLLKRPKVSIVGSRRPSNYTKQFTYTIAKALAKRGVCIVSGAAMGVDAVAHAGAGEENTIAVAANGLDIRYPSVNRALIERIEKQGLVLSQFNNGFKATAWSFVVRNELVVALGDMLIVTQADLESGSMRSVRYAQKMGKKIFVLPQRLEESSGTTFLLLEEKATPIYDIERFASLFGEVPSSDSLEKDDFFYFCQTSPTLDEALAQFKEKVYEAELEGSITIHNGIVRLQ, encoded by the coding sequence ATGATCAAAAAAAAGGTTTTTAAGATGGGTCAACTTCTTTTAGATTCTATTGCTGCATTGGATGCAATGAAAAAACCTCCCTCTTCGCTTTACTATAAAGGCAATCTTGATCTGCTTAAGCGTCCCAAGGTCTCTATCGTGGGAAGCAGGAGACCTTCAAACTATACCAAACAGTTTACCTATACTATTGCAAAAGCTTTGGCAAAACGGGGAGTATGTATTGTGAGCGGAGCGGCAATGGGGGTGGATGCTGTGGCGCATGCAGGAGCAGGGGAAGAAAACACTATAGCTGTAGCGGCCAACGGCTTGGATATCCGTTATCCTTCAGTAAATAGAGCATTGATAGAGAGAATAGAAAAACAAGGGCTTGTCCTCAGTCAATTCAATAATGGCTTTAAGGCAACAGCCTGGAGCTTTGTAGTGAGAAATGAACTGGTGGTTGCTTTGGGAGATATGCTCATTGTTACCCAGGCGGATCTTGAGAGCGGTTCCATGCGTTCGGTTCGGTATGCACAAAAGATGGGCAAAAAAATTTTTGTATTGCCTCAGAGGCTTGAAGAGAGCAGCGGCACAACTTTTTTGCTTTTAGAAGAAAAAGCAACTCCTATTTACGACATAGAGAGATTTGCCTCTTTATTTGGGGAGGTTCCAAGCAGTGACTCTTTGGAAAAAGATGATTTTTTTTATTTTTGCCAAACTTCGCCTACATTGGATGAGGCATTGGCTCAATTTAAAGAGAAAGTATATGAAGCTGAATTGGAGGGAAGTATCACGATACACAACGGTATCGTGAGATTACAGTAG
- a CDS encoding anion transporter yields the protein MRGIGIALGIGTVFFSASLALFAPQHAMVLGVVAFLVTLWTNEALPLGVVSLLPLLLFPLIGVMDSGAVADNYANPIIFLFLGGFMVAIAIEKTQLHIYFSAKLLHIFPKTPQGIIYALAITSALLSAVLSNTTVTLMLMPIALFLSENIKLKIRFLLATAYGATIGGILTPIGTPPNLILMGFLQEHALPVLNFGKWMLLMFPVAGVMLFLVPWILSREVKNESVEDVKHDIPVLTRAQKRLYGVIIVLGAVLASNAFAKERFGIALDETLVLLGFGLLMFVPKIGFLDWEDTKKIPYEIIFLFGAGFSIAAAFSFTGLAADIAHKLEFVLTFPFFWMLVFVTLFITFATEVTSNTALTSISLPVFYEFAKSMPQEEGMILLMAVTIKASYAFMLPIATPPNAIIMSSHIITVKQMAKTGIKFNLIGIVVLCLSAYFIWKGII from the coding sequence ATGAGAGGGATAGGAATTGCGCTGGGGATCGGAACGGTATTTTTTAGCGCGTCACTGGCGCTATTTGCACCGCAGCATGCTATGGTCTTGGGTGTGGTTGCATTTTTGGTGACTCTTTGGACGAATGAGGCATTGCCTTTGGGGGTAGTTTCTCTTTTGCCCTTGCTTCTTTTTCCTTTGATTGGTGTAATGGATAGTGGTGCGGTGGCAGACAATTATGCCAATCCTATCATTTTTCTTTTTCTGGGCGGGTTTATGGTAGCGATTGCTATAGAAAAGACACAATTGCATATATATTTTTCAGCAAAACTGCTGCATATTTTTCCGAAAACACCCCAGGGCATCATCTATGCGCTCGCAATCACGTCAGCACTATTAAGCGCAGTGCTTTCCAATACCACCGTGACATTAATGCTTATGCCCATAGCGCTTTTTTTGAGTGAAAATATCAAATTGAAAATACGGTTTTTGCTTGCAACTGCCTATGGAGCAACCATAGGGGGTATTTTAACCCCTATAGGAACCCCGCCAAATCTTATATTGATGGGGTTTTTGCAGGAGCATGCTTTGCCTGTTTTGAATTTTGGGAAGTGGATGCTCCTTATGTTTCCTGTAGCAGGGGTGATGCTGTTTTTGGTGCCATGGATACTTTCTCGGGAAGTAAAAAATGAGTCTGTTGAGGATGTCAAACATGATATTCCTGTATTGACCCGTGCGCAAAAGAGACTCTATGGTGTCATTATTGTGCTTGGAGCGGTGCTTGCGAGCAATGCATTCGCTAAAGAGCGGTTTGGAATTGCATTGGATGAAACGTTGGTTTTGCTTGGGTTTGGTCTTTTGATGTTTGTGCCTAAAATAGGTTTTTTGGATTGGGAAGATACCAAAAAAATTCCTTACGAAATTATTTTTCTTTTTGGCGCAGGATTCAGCATTGCCGCAGCATTTTCATTTACGGGATTGGCAGCAGATATAGCCCACAAATTGGAATTTGTTTTGACATTTCCTTTTTTTTGGATGCTGGTGTTTGTGACACTTTTTATCACATTCGCTACGGAGGTGACCAGCAATACCGCACTCACATCTATTTCGCTTCCTGTTTTTTATGAATTCGCCAAAAGTATGCCCCAAGAAGAGGGCATGATCCTCCTGATGGCGGTGACCATTAAGGCAAGTTATGCTTTCATGCTTCCCATCGCTACACCTCCCAATGCGATCATTATGAGTTCGCACATTATCACTGTCAAGCAGATGGCAAAAACAGGAATAAAATTCAATTTGATCGGTATAGTCGTGCTTTGCTTGTCGGCCTATTTTATATGGAAAGGAATCATTTGA
- a CDS encoding ketol-acid reductoisomerase: MEHLNVYYDKDCDLNIIQSKTVAMIGFGSQGHAHAENLRDSGVNVVIGLKKGGKSWAKAEAKGFEVLTVEEASAKGDVVMILLPDENQKEIYEAQIEPNLKQGATIAFGHGFAIHYGRIQPRADVNVMMVAPKAPGHTVRSEFVRGGGIPDLIAIGQNPSNATKELALSYASAIGGGRTGIIETTFKDETETDLFGEQAVLCGGVSALIQAGFETLTEAGYPAEMAYFECLHEMKLIVDLIFEGGIADMRYSISNTAEYGDMVSGPRVINEESKKAMRQILKEIQNGQFAKDFVLEGQAGYPRMNAERNNLKASKLEKTGERLRGMMPWIKANKIVKQDEN, encoded by the coding sequence ATGGAACATTTAAATGTATATTATGACAAAGATTGTGATTTAAATATCATTCAATCAAAAACCGTAGCGATGATCGGTTTTGGCAGCCAAGGGCATGCGCACGCAGAAAACCTCAGAGACAGCGGTGTAAATGTAGTCATCGGCCTTAAAAAAGGCGGAAAATCATGGGCAAAAGCCGAAGCAAAAGGTTTTGAAGTACTTACTGTAGAAGAAGCTTCGGCAAAAGGTGATGTGGTGATGATTCTTCTTCCGGATGAAAACCAAAAAGAGATTTACGAAGCACAAATCGAACCGAATCTTAAGCAGGGCGCAACGATTGCCTTCGGTCACGGTTTTGCGATCCACTATGGCCGTATCCAGCCAAGAGCAGACGTCAATGTTATGATGGTGGCGCCAAAAGCACCGGGCCATACGGTAAGAAGTGAATTCGTAAGAGGCGGCGGGATCCCTGATCTTATCGCTATAGGTCAAAATCCGAGCAATGCAACCAAAGAATTGGCGCTTTCTTATGCGTCTGCAATCGGCGGTGGCAGAACAGGTATCATTGAAACAACCTTTAAAGATGAGACAGAAACAGACCTTTTTGGTGAGCAGGCAGTACTTTGCGGCGGTGTATCTGCGCTCATCCAGGCCGGTTTTGAAACATTGACAGAAGCGGGATATCCTGCTGAGATGGCATACTTTGAGTGTCTTCACGAAATGAAATTGATCGTTGATCTTATTTTCGAAGGCGGTATCGCGGATATGAGATACTCTATTTCCAACACAGCAGAATACGGGGATATGGTTTCTGGCCCAAGAGTCATTAACGAAGAGTCTAAAAAAGCCATGAGACAGATCCTTAAAGAGATCCAAAACGGACAGTTTGCTAAAGATTTCGTTCTTGAGGGCCAGGCAGGCTACCCAAGAATGAATGCAGAAAGAAACAATCTTAAGGCGTCAAAACTTGAAAAAACAGGGGAAAGACTTCGCGGCATGATGCCATGGATCAAAGCCAACAAAATTGTAAAACAAGACGAAAACTAA
- a CDS encoding protease, with amino-acid sequence MEQLKTYALMVGLTLLFIWFGGMIAGKTGMIIAFVVAAGMNFYAYYYSDTHVLKHYHAIPVDANSASGLYTIVKRLTARANLPMPSLYIIPDNVPNAFATGRDYEHAAVAVTEGLLNLLTEEEVEAVIAHELSHIKHYDMLIGTIAATLAGAIAMLANFGMFFGGGDKDRPNPIVTIALMFIMPLAASVIQMTVSRNREYMADEGSARMTGHPEWLQNALKKLDSYARGHMMHDADPQTAHMFIINPFTGKDFSLRQLFSTHPSTEQRIERLEALK; translated from the coding sequence ATGGAACAGTTAAAAACATATGCCTTAATGGTAGGGCTCACTCTCCTTTTTATCTGGTTTGGGGGAATGATTGCAGGAAAAACAGGGATGATCATCGCATTTGTAGTTGCCGCAGGGATGAACTTTTATGCCTATTACTATAGCGACACACACGTGCTTAAGCATTATCATGCCATTCCCGTAGATGCAAATTCGGCTTCAGGACTCTATACGATCGTGAAAAGGCTGACAGCCCGCGCCAATCTTCCTATGCCCTCTTTATACATCATTCCGGATAATGTACCCAATGCTTTTGCCACAGGAAGAGATTATGAACACGCGGCTGTTGCCGTCACGGAAGGACTCCTCAATCTTCTTACCGAAGAAGAAGTTGAAGCTGTCATCGCACATGAATTAAGCCATATTAAACATTATGACATGCTCATCGGCACCATCGCCGCCACACTTGCAGGAGCCATTGCGATGCTGGCAAATTTTGGAATGTTTTTTGGCGGGGGAGATAAAGACAGGCCCAACCCTATCGTGACAATAGCCCTGATGTTCATCATGCCTTTAGCAGCAAGCGTCATCCAAATGACCGTCAGTCGCAACAGAGAATATATGGCAGATGAAGGTTCAGCGCGCATGACAGGACATCCCGAGTGGCTCCAGAATGCACTGAAGAAGCTAGACAGCTACGCCCGGGGGCACATGATGCACGATGCCGATCCCCAAACAGCGCATATGTTCATCATTAACCCTTTTACAGGCAAAGACTTCTCTCTTAGACAGCTCTTCAGTACTCACCCGAGCACCGAACAGAGAATTGAAAGACTTGAAGCCCTCAAATAA
- a CDS encoding ribonuclease, whose protein sequence is MSPFVIQLINGCFVSDIEEENQNTFQALQKMGVVEERDGLWKIGSLYRAGRLYMGKDGRGYVEAEFKEQKDLLVEPDQLGKAKHGDVVVAKRIIAKRGRASGKVIMVIEKAYLYTIAYTDKDAMGNFQILNIRTGEPTNAIMAGMDLKAFHLGTVFKIDVDDDKVIEVLGNLKDPKVDEKISLALFDRQDEFPPECTHQAKEVESKVHKEEHADRIDLTHLDFCTIDPVTAKDFDDAIYFDLENFILYVAIADVSHYVPFFTPIDKEAKKRGFTTYLPHKAFPMLPRELSENICSLKPQVDRLAFVSKIQLDKHTLKPLQEEFFEAIIHSKHRFNYDEVDTIIKTNGQGAGGTVEKILTYLLPLQKITQKLHKERIKQGFDFRSEEIKLTIDASHLLVSTQTETGTPSHSLIEECMLLANQAAAKRFEGEGDSIFRIHEPPQLAKMETLLSELAAIGLYVESYEDSPSLIRAIQKEAGKMNLSSEVDALLIKSMKQASYAAYNVGHFGLGFSHYSHFTSPIRRYSDLILHRLIKTQLKNDAQEAEYLLRNIEPLCARVSELEREEVKAEWDFRDRKFARWAAMKIGEEFEAEIVEISDNNDAKAVLKGDIQGVSVHLRGDHVMLFDRIKVRINEANIPQAVIMAEFVEKLSKEATEL, encoded by the coding sequence ATGTCTCCTTTTGTTATACAGCTTATAAATGGATGTTTCGTTTCGGATATTGAAGAGGAAAATCAAAATACTTTTCAGGCATTGCAAAAAATGGGTGTCGTCGAAGAGAGAGACGGACTTTGGAAAATCGGAAGTCTTTACCGTGCAGGACGTCTTTATATGGGCAAAGACGGGCGAGGATATGTAGAGGCGGAGTTTAAAGAACAAAAAGATTTGCTTGTTGAGCCTGATCAGTTAGGCAAAGCCAAACATGGCGATGTGGTTGTAGCCAAGCGCATCATAGCCAAACGCGGACGCGCAAGCGGAAAAGTGATAATGGTCATAGAAAAGGCCTATCTTTACACTATTGCCTACACCGACAAAGACGCTATGGGTAATTTTCAAATCCTCAATATCCGTACAGGCGAACCCACAAATGCCATTATGGCAGGGATGGATCTTAAGGCATTTCATCTGGGCACGGTATTTAAAATCGATGTGGATGATGACAAAGTTATCGAAGTATTGGGTAACCTAAAAGATCCGAAAGTCGATGAAAAGATCTCTCTCGCTCTTTTTGACCGCCAAGACGAATTTCCGCCCGAATGCACGCACCAGGCTAAAGAGGTCGAATCAAAAGTTCACAAAGAAGAACATGCAGACCGCATCGATCTGACTCATCTTGACTTTTGCACTATCGATCCCGTAACCGCAAAAGATTTTGATGACGCAATCTATTTTGACCTTGAAAATTTTATCCTTTATGTTGCCATAGCCGATGTAAGCCACTACGTACCTTTTTTCACGCCCATCGACAAAGAAGCCAAAAAAAGAGGCTTTACCACTTATCTTCCTCACAAAGCCTTCCCTATGCTTCCGCGCGAACTGAGCGAAAACATCTGTTCGCTCAAACCACAGGTAGACAGGTTGGCATTTGTATCAAAGATTCAATTGGACAAACATACGCTCAAGCCGCTCCAAGAAGAATTTTTTGAAGCCATTATCCACTCCAAACACCGTTTCAATTATGATGAAGTTGATACTATCATCAAGACAAACGGCCAAGGTGCGGGAGGTACCGTTGAAAAGATCCTAACTTATCTTCTTCCGCTTCAAAAAATCACTCAAAAACTGCACAAAGAGCGCATCAAGCAAGGGTTTGACTTCAGAAGCGAAGAGATCAAGCTGACTATCGATGCAAGCCATCTTCTTGTCAGCACCCAAACCGAAACAGGCACCCCTTCACATTCGCTCATCGAAGAATGTATGCTTCTTGCCAACCAAGCCGCAGCAAAACGTTTTGAGGGGGAGGGAGACAGTATTTTCAGGATCCACGAACCTCCGCAGCTGGCAAAGATGGAAACGCTATTGAGCGAACTTGCCGCGATTGGGCTTTATGTCGAATCCTACGAAGACAGCCCTTCTCTAATCCGCGCGATCCAAAAAGAAGCCGGGAAGATGAACCTTTCCTCCGAAGTCGATGCACTCCTTATCAAATCGATGAAGCAGGCGAGCTATGCTGCTTACAATGTCGGACATTTCGGTCTGGGATTTAGCCATTACAGCCACTTTACTTCTCCGATCCGGCGCTATTCTGACCTGATTTTGCATCGTCTTATCAAGACGCAGCTTAAAAACGATGCACAAGAAGCAGAATATCTACTGCGAAACATCGAACCGCTTTGCGCCAGAGTCAGCGAACTTGAACGCGAAGAGGTCAAAGCCGAATGGGATTTTCGAGACCGCAAATTCGCCAGATGGGCAGCGATGAAGATCGGTGAGGAATTTGAGGCAGAAATCGTCGAAATCAGCGACAATAACGACGCCAAAGCGGTACTCAAAGGCGATATTCAAGGGGTCAGCGTACATTTAAGAGGGGATCACGTGATGCTGTTTGACAGGATCAAAGTGCGTATCAATGAAGCAAATATCCCGCAAGCGGTGATCATGGCGGAATTTGTGGAGAAACTGAGCAAAGAGGCAACAGAGCTTTAG